A single region of the Podospora pseudopauciseta strain CBS 411.78 chromosome 1, whole genome shotgun sequence genome encodes:
- a CDS encoding hypothetical protein (EggNog:ENOG503P3U3) codes for MELQYTPCARCLNLYLNDLKRMQNGGTFKVQPCVRIEILGLPLHRKGPTKYSELDTWLPQKQAQLEWHTFDNTTRVFKLTQGFGEGIDNALRLRVSRFKPGPGDRTAYFWTDKKTGLLRSMEMPPYFISDMDAAKASVVEFLRNSRSVYIDTLLGDASLITRKTFESALRFSAFGQSKLVSLALDTWVAARFIESHWRVFEGGEEIGAHPTAEAGHPYDGFIPVTPIMDTQLDNLVIADLLAPMREELLKRLKAKIDEKKRSNWLEIYLTLFVMMSNTGWIIKDMIAMTTWKGLKMGNRGGQLTRGYIHASKSLLSCFHYACSGSFPFTIPENELKTGNHNMTSDQIEYMAFVQQELAREGSKHANWKSLDMYKDDEYWTHQLLCNDWKGDAPYTAGPIDDFTEDDFLSSSTT; via the exons ATGGAACTGCAATACACACCATGCGCAAGATGCCTAAATTTGTACCTGAATGACCTCAAGAGGATGCAGAATGGAGGCACTTTCAAGGTTCAGCCCTGTGTCAGAATCGAGATCCTTGGCCTTCCTCTGCACCGAAAGGGTCCGACAAAATATTCAGAACTCGATACCTGGCTTCCTCAGAAACAGGCCCAGCTGGAATGGCACACTTTTGACAACACCACTCGAGTGTTCAAACTTACTCAAGGTTTCGGGGAGGGAATTGACAATGCACTGCGTCTCCGGGTGTCTAGATTCAAGCCTGGGCCAGGAGACCGCACTGCGTACTTCTGGACTGACAAGAAGACCGGGCTACTGCGTTCCATGGAGATGCCGCCCTACTTCATCAGCGACATGGATGCCGCCAAAGCCAGTGTTGTCGAGTTTCTTCGCAATTCTCGCTCCGTCTACATTGACACCCTACTCGGTGATGCCAGCCTGATAACTCGCAAGACGTTTGAGTCTGCTTTGAGATTCTCAGCTTTTGGTCAG AGCAAATTGGTATCTCTTGCCCTCGACACCTGGGTTGCCGCACGGTTCATTGAAAGTCACTGGCGTGTcttcgagggtggtgaggaaatCGGGGCTCACCCCACCGCCGAGGCCGGCCATCCTTACGACGGCTTCATCCCAGTAACACCAATCATGGACACGCAGCTCGACAACTTGGTAATTGCAGATCTGCTAGCGCCGATGAGAGAAGAGCTTCTCAAGCGGCTCAAGGCAAAGATTGACGAGAAGAAGCGCTCCAACTGGCTGGAGATTTACCTCACGCTTTTCGTGATGATGTCTAACACTGGTTGGATCATCAAAGACATGATTGCCATGACAACGTGGAAGGGCCTCAAGATGGGCAATCGTGGGGGACAACTGACAAGAGGTTACATTCACGCCTCCAAATCTCTGCTCTCGTGCTTTCACTACGCCTGCTCCGGGTCATTCCCTTTCACCATACCGGAGAATGAGCTGAAGACAGGAAACCACAACATGACCAGCGACCAGATTGAGTACATGGCCTTTGTGCAGCAAGAGCTTGCCCGTGAAGGTTCCAAGCATGCCAACTGGAAGAGTCTGGACATGTACAAGGACGATGAATACTGGACCCACCAGCTACTGTGCAATGACTGGAAGGGAGACGCGCCTTACACAGCAGGACCGATCGATGACTTTACCGAGGAtgattttctttcttcttctactACATGA
- a CDS encoding hypothetical protein (EggNog:ENOG503NUIF; COG:M), producing MSSPPKVLVTGSSGHLGKALMLTLSHYGFTPIGIDIKPSPLTTHVGTIADPDFVSSVFTTLHPDLEYVIHTATLHKPHICSHTKADFIATNITGTLNLLEASVARQGGVKTFVFVSTTSAFGGSLTARPGLPAVWIDEGVVPKPKNVYGVTKISAEDVCELVNKESGLPVVVLRTSRFFPEGDDDEERRGSMGDDNLKVLELGYRRVDIADVVGACVKAMEKGPGLKGKWGKYIISAPTVFKREELVLKGLDRDAGEEYCKAVEGVREVFEGKGWKFLKRVDRVYDSDLARRELGWEAVYTFERAVKKVKEGKDWRSELTGRVGKLGYHDVSTGVYTIREETQQLP from the exons atGTCTAGTCCACCAAAGGTTCTGGTCACTGGCTCGTCCGGCCATCTGGGCAAAGCGCTCATGCTTACCCTGTCACACTACGGGTTCACTCCGATTGGCATTG ACATCAAGCCCAGCCCGCTCACCACCCACGTCGGCACCATCGCCGACCCGGACTTTGTCTCGTCCGTTTTCACGACGCTCCATCCTGACCTAGAATATGTAATCCACACTGCCACGTTGCACAAACCGCACATTTGCTCGCACACAAAGGCGGACTTCATCGCCACAAACATCACGGGGACGTTGAATCTGCTTGAAGCGAGCGTTGCGAGGCAAGGGGGGGTCAAGACTTTTGTTTTtgtctccaccacctctgccTTTGGGGGCAGTCTGACGGCTAGACCTGGCTTACCGGCCGTGTGGattgatgagggggtggttcCCAAACCGAAGAACGTCTATGGGGTTACCAAGATAAGTGCGGAGGATGTGTGCGAGTTGGTTAACAAGGAGAGCGGGCTGCcggttgtggtgttgaggacgAGTAGATTCTTTCccgagggggatgatgacgaggagaggagggggagtatgGGGGATGATAATTTGAAAGTGTTGGAGTTGGGCTATAGGAGGGTAGATATCGCTGATGTAGTGGGGGCTTGCGTGAAGGCGATGGAAAAGGGGCCGGGGTTGAAAGGGAAGTGGGGAAAGTACATCATTTCTGCGCCGACGGTGTTCAAAAGGGAGGAACTAGTGTTGAAGGGGTTAGATAGGGACGCTGGGGAAGAGTATTgcaaggcggtggagggggtgagggaggtttttgaagggaaggggtggaagttTTTGAAGAGGGTGGATCGGGTTTATGATAGTGATTTGGCGAGGCGGGAGCTGGGGTGGGAGGCCGTGTATACTTTTGAGAGGGCAGTaaagaaggtgaaggagggaaAGGACTGGAGGAGTGAGTtgacggggagggtggggaagTTGGGGTATCATGATGTAAGTACGGGAGTGTATACTATCAGAGAGGAGACACAGCAACTACCGTGA
- the GLN1_1 gene encoding glutamate--ammonia ligase (BUSCO:EOG09262MXH; EggNog:ENOG503NVDA; COG:E): MATTESFLSNAQNLQKFLTLDQRGKIMAEYIWIDAEGGTRSKSRTLDEKEGGYTPDDLPIWNFDGSSTGQAPGDNSDVYLKPVAVFPDPFRLGNNILVLSECIDNDGNPNKYNFRHETAKLMEAHAAHEPWFGLEQEYTLLDLNDRPYGWPKNGFPAPQGPYYCGVGAGKVVQRDIVEAHYRACLYAGVKISGTNAEVMPAQWEFQVGPCLGIEMGDHLWLARFLLHRIAEEFGAKVSVHPKPIPGDWNGAGLHSNFSTKEMRQEGGMKYIEAAIEKLGKRHQEHIAVYGEDNEKRLTGRHETGAIDQFSYGVANRGCSIRIPRECAAKGYGYFEDRRPASNADPYQITGIIMETCFGAV, translated from the exons ATG GCGACTACCGagtccttcctctccaatgCCCAGAAC CTCCAGAAGTTCCTGACTCTGGACCAAAGGGGGAAGATCATGGCCGAGTACATCTG GATTGATGCTGAAGGTGGTACCCGTTCCAAGTCGAGA ACACTcgacgagaaggagggcgGCTACACTCCGGATGATCTTCCCATCTGGAACTTCGATGGTTCCTCCACCGGCCAGGCCCCCGGCGACAACTCGGACGTTTACCTGAAGCCCGTAGCGGTTTTTCCCGATCCGTTCCGTCTCGGCAACAACATTCTCGTCCTTTCCGAGTGCATCGACAACGATGGCAACCCCAACAAGTACAACTTCCGTCATGAGACCGCCAAGCTGATGGAGGCTCACGCCGCTCACGAGCCCTGGTTCGGCCTTGAGCAAGAATACACTCTCCTCGACCTCAACGACCGTCCCTATGGCTG GCCCAAGAACGGTTTCCCCGCCCCTCAGGGTCCTTACTACTGTGGTGTGGGTGCCGGCAAGGTTGTGCAGCGTGACATCGTCGAGGCTCACTACCGTGCCTGTCTGTACGCCGGCGTGAAGATCTCTGGTACCAATGCCGAGGTGATGC CCGCCCAGTGGGAGTTCCAAGTCGGCCCCTGCCTTGGTATCGAGATGGGTGACCACCTCTGGCTTGCCAGATTCCTTCTGCACCGCATTGCCGAGGAGTTCGGCGCCAAGGTCTCCGTCCACCCCAAGCCTATTCCTGGCGACTGGAACGGTGCTGGTCTCCACTCCAACTTCTCTACCAAGGAGATGCGTCAAGAG GGCGGCATGAAGTACATCGAGGCTGCTATCGAGAAGCTCGGCAAGAGGCACCAAGAGCATATCGCCGTCTACGGCGAGGACAACGAGAAGCGTCTCACCGGCAGACACGAGACTGGTGCTATCGATCAGTTCTCGTATGGTGTTGCCAACCGTGGCTGCTCTATCCGCATTCCAAGAGAATGCGCCGCTAAGGGCTACGGCTACTTCGAGGATCGTCGCCCAGCCTCCAACGCTGACCCTTACCAGATTACTGGCATCATCATGGAGAC TTGCTTCGGTGCTGTATAA
- a CDS encoding hypothetical protein (COG:S; EggNog:ENOG503Q3EA) has translation MPASRNRPMQHIDRKSLYTSLEARVKYLHSFLDFGVSDIEALKSGSKYIQALIPAVVNIVYKKLLQYDITARAFTTRSTAFEGPMDDTPDEDSPQILHRKMFLRAYLKKLCSDPAQMEFWEYLDKVGMMHTGIGRTHPLHIEYIHIGAGLAVIQDVLTEAILSHPRLHIQRKIAIVKALGKVIWIQNDLFTKWYVHDGEEFTDGMDFGEIEKEGWLHGKKVLNEQDAISEGSDDTATACPASGQKGKDGPTAGVCPFTGISSDMKNLKVQDDKPKVEVTATGQQ, from the exons ATGCCAGCATCACGAAATCGTCCGATGCAGCACATCGACCGCAAGAGTCTCTACACCAGTCTGGAGGCTCGTGTCAAGTACTTGCATTCTTTTCTTGACTTTGGTGTCA GTGACATCGAAGCATTGAAGAGCGGCAGCAAATATATCCAGGCCCTCATCCCAGCGGTTGTCAACATTGTGTACAAGAAACTTTTGCAGTATGACATCACCGCCCGGGCTTTTACGACAAGATCCACAGCCTTCGAAGGTCCCATGGACGACACGCCAGATGAGGACAGCCCCCAGATTCTTCATCGCAAAATGTTTCTCAGAGCATATCTTAAGAAGTTGTGTTCAGATCCTGCGCAGATGGAGTTCTGGGAGTACCTCGACAAGGTTGGCATGATGCACACAGGCATTGGCCGAACGCACCCATTACACATTGAGTATATTCACATCGGCGCCGGACTCGCTGTTATCCAAGATGTTCTCACCGAGGCTATCCTCTCCCATCCTCGTCTACACATCCAACGCAAGATCGCCATCGTCAAAGCCCTTGGCAAGGTCATCTGGATTCAGAACGACCTGTTCACCAAGTGGTATGtccatgatggggaggagttCACCGACGGCATGGACTTTGGCGAAATCGAAAAGGAAGGCTGGCTGCACGGAAAGAAGGTTCTTAACGAGCAAGATGCTATTTCTGAGGGCAGCGATGACACAGCAACAGCCTGCCCCGCCAGCGGACAAAAGGGCAAAGATGGTCCGACAGCTGGTGTGTGTCCATTCACAGGGATATCGTCAGACATGAAGAATTTGAAAGTGCAAGATGACAAGCCCAAAGTGGAGGTGACGGCGACTGGACAGCAATAA